AAAATACCATTTTTTCGGTGCATAGTGCGGCGGATACTCTGTCAATAACAATATATATTCCTTCCACATTTCATATAAATGTCTATTTTCTTTCGGGTACATAAAAGACAATCCATGCCCTAATATCGCAATAGTCGGGCAATGATGCCTTACTGTAATCTCATGAGACATTGTATCTATCCCTTTTGCAAACCCACTGACAATAAGCCACTCTCTTTCTAATAAAGGGTGTAAAATAAACTTCAAACTCTCATAACCATATAATGATGGTTCTCTCGTTCCAACAACTGCTAATTTATTTACTTTATTCAGGAAATCTTTCTCTCCTTTTCCATATAAAACGAAGGGAGGGTCTTGTATTTCACGTAATAATTGCGGATAATCTTCATCCCATATCGTTATATAAAAAATACGATTTCTCTCTAAATAAGATATATATTGCGGAAGATTTGAATTTTGAAGAAATTTTACTAGTTCTGAAGATTTTTTCGAGGATATTCCAGTGTAGTGTTCCATTTGTTTTTCGTTAAAATTATATATGTTCTTTAATTCTGGATCGACATATAGTAGCCTCTCCATCGCTTTCCAATA
This DNA window, taken from Bacillus cereus ATCC 14579, encodes the following:
- the dprA gene encoding DNA-processing protein DprA produces the protein MKRERLLHVHYLLADYWKAMERLLYVDPELKNIYNFNEKQMEHYTGISSKKSSELVKFLQNSNLPQYISYLERNRIFYITIWDEDYPQLLREIQDPPFVLYGKGEKDFLNKVNKLAVVGTREPSLYGYESLKFILHPLLEREWLIVSGFAKGIDTMSHEITVRHHCPTIAILGHGLSFMYPKENRHLYEMWKEYILLLTEYPPHYAPKKWYFPKRNRIISGISKGVLVVEAKSRSGTLITADLALEQNREVFALPGPIFVEGASGTNHLIQQGAKLVRNAEDILEEILN